GATTCTGTGTTATTATAAAATATGAAACAGAAAGTCCAAGGCCGGTTCCAACTCCCGGTGATTTGGTGGTGAAAAAGGGTTCAAAAATACGTCTTTTTACTTCCGGGCTCATGCCCGGGCCGTTGTCTTCCACTTCGGCAATGATAAATCTGTCATCTGTTCTGGTCCGCAGTGTGATGGTCGGTGTCCTGATGTCGGCAATTTCGTTGGTGGCAAATGCTGCATTTTTTACGAGGTTAAGCAGTACCTGTTCAATTTCAATGCGCAGGCAACTGATCATGCCAAGATCTTCTTGATATTCTTTAACTATTTTTGTGTGTTTGAAGTCGTATTTCTTTTTTAGATCATAATCACAGGTGATTATGTTCATGATATCGTCAAAAAGCTGGTTCAGGCTGCAGCTGCTCATGCCCTCATCGTTGCGGCGGGTAAAATTGAGCATGGTCCGGACAATATTTGCCGCCCGCTCACCTGAGCTGTGGATTCCATCCAACATTCTTATTATGCCACGTTCTTCAAGAAATCCGTTAATCTGTTCGCATGTGCAGCCGTGTTTTTCCGCAACTTTCACGCTGGCAGGAACGTCTGCTGAAATGCGGCGGTAAATATTCTGAACTGCCTGCAGAATTCCGGCAAGGGGGTTGTTGATTTCGTGGGCCATGCCTGCTGCAAGACCGCCGACGGAGACCATTTTTTCCGTCTGGATAAGCAGCTCCTGTGTTTTGACTTTTTCGGTCATGTCGACGATCGATGCGATGCAGTCTTTGCTGTCATCAATAATTTCGATATTTGCGTGAACATTTCGTATTTCACCATTGGCACGCATGAATTTAAAATCATATGATTTAGGTGTGTTGTGCTCTTCGGAAAATCTGGTCTGAGCAAAACCGCTCATCCTTTCCAGTTCTTCAGGGGCAATGAAGTCCGACCACTTTTTCTTGTTTTCAATTTCTTCACGGGGAATTCCGCAAAGTTCCGCATATTGTTCATTGCATCTTTTTATCAAATGATTCTCGACAGTATAAATGAGAGTTGCGGCACCACTGTTTTCAAATATGCTGCGGTAGTACTTTTCACTTTTTTTGAGCTTTTCTTCAATTTCTCTGCGGGTATTGATTTCGTGTTTGAATTTTCCGGCAACAAATATTGAGGCCAGCAGGATGATCATTATTGTTCCGAATATTACGGCGGCGATAAAAGCCGTTTCTTCCTTGATAGTTACTTTTCCTGCTGTGGGATTGAAGAAAAAGTTATCGAGATTGCGGTTATTATCAACCAGTCCCTGTTTTATGAATTCTTCTCCGATATGTTCCCAGCGGGCGGGATTGCTGTGACCTATGCTTATCAGTTCCGGCAGGATCAGAGTTTTTATTGTGTCTGCTTCGTATGTTAAATGTCCTTTTGATTTTAACGAGCCGAATTTGTCGATGATGATATCAATTAATTCTTCAGGGTGTTCAAGGGCGTATTGCCATCCTTTCAGGCTTGCCCTCAGGAATTTATCAACCCTTTCCGGGTGTTTTTGAATTTGAGCGCGCGAGGTAAAAAGCGTGTCACCGTAAAAATCAACCCCATGGGTGTAGGGATATATAATGGAAAAAGGTACATTCTCTTTTTTTAGATAATACGGTTGGTTGGTAATATAGGCGGCAATGACGTCAAGTTGCGGATCAAAGTAATCTTCCGGCACAGCAAAGCGGTCCACAAGCTGGATGTCGCTGAGAGAAATACCACTTCTTTCCAGCATGACTTTCAGTTCAATATCCTGCGAAGCTGAATTCATGAGTACGGTTTTCCCCTTAATCGCCTGTGCTGTATGTATAAGGGGTTGGTTTTTGGAAATAAACACAAGAGGGGAGTGCTGAAATATGGAAGCCAGCAGGACCACTTTTTTCCCTTTCAGGTAATGCAGCAGTATTTCAGAATTGCTGACTCCGAAGTCAGCCTTGCCGCCAAGTACCTGATCAATTGGGTTGTGGCGCAGGTCACGTTCAATGATTGTTACATCAAGGCCTTCGTCTTTGTAGTATCCTTTTTCAAGGGCAGCATAATATCCGGCAAACTGGAACTGGTGGAACCATTTAAGCTGCAGGGTTACCTTGTCCAGTTGCTTGTCGGCAAGACTGCTTTCGGGAAGAACAAACAGTGCCGAAAAAACAATAAGAGCGCAGAGTAGCAGTGAAAGAAATGAGCCGGTGCGCTTACAGGGGGGCTTGGGCATGGAGAATTCATTATTCAAAATGTAAATCCTGTGTTTTTGAGTATGAAATTACCTGAATGCTAACAGAAAGGGCGTTCTTTGGAAATAATTCCCTTGGATTAAAAGGCGGGTACAGGACAGGATAAAAGAAAAGGCTCTGCAAAATCTGCAGAGCCTTGTAATTATCGTGGTAGCGAGGAAGGGAATTGAACCCCCGACACTGCGGATATGAGCCGCATGCTCTAACCAACTGAGCTACCTCGCCACGCTTTGTGGGTTGAACTTCCTGTCCAACGAGGAAAGTGTTTATACATTCCTGAGCAGCTTGGCAAGTAAAAAATGACAAAAATTTCGGTATAATAATTATATAATGAATTGTCGCGAATACAAAAGAAAAAGCCCTGCAAAATTTTGCAGGGCTTTATGACTATCGTGGTAGCGAGGAAGGGAATTGAACCCCCGACACTGCGGATATGAGCCGCATGCTCTAACCAACTGAGCTACCTCGCCACACTTTTTGTGGGCTGGACTTCCCGTCCAACGAGGAGTCTTTCTATACAGTCTGCCGATACTTGGCAAGTAAAAAATAAACTTTTTTTAAACTTTTTTTTAAACTCACCTGAATATCAATTGGTTATGTCTCCTAGCTCCAGAAAAAAAGCACCAGAGGAGCAATGGCCAGACGGTAATATGCAAAGGGACGCAGGGTCAGTTTGCCCAGCAGGTAGATGAATACCTTTACTGCCGCCCATGCGGAGAGAAAAGAGACAACAAATCCGACAGCCAGAAAGGGGATGTCGGCCATGGTGAAGAGCTTGTAGCTTTTAAGCATGTCGTACCCGGTGGCGGCAAACATGATAGGAACTGCGGCAATGAATGAGTACTCGGCAGCGATCTGGCGTTTGGCACCCAGCAGCATGCCGCCCATGATGGTAGCTGCGGAACGGGAGAATCCGGGCCAGAGGGCCAGACATTGAAAGCAGCCGATACCGAGGGCCAGCTTGGGGGTGACCTCATCAAGGGAATAGCAATTGGGACGGATGTCCTTTTTCTCAACAATCAGGATCATGATTGCCCCTACGCCGAGTGCCCATGCGACCGTATACGGATTGAAAAGGTGCTGTTTGATGAAGTCATGGGCCAGCAGACCGAGCACTGAAGCTGGCAGACTGGTCAGAAAAAGCAGGTAGAGTCCCCGGATGCCGGAAAATTTCTGGGTCGGGTTGGGCACGATCAATCCCCAGAAACGGGACCAGTAGAGCACTACCACGGCCAGAATTGCTCCAAGCTGGATAGCAACCTCGAACGAGGCCGCTTTTTCCCCGGTAAAGCCGAGCAGGTGTCCGGTGATGATCAGGTGTCCGGTGCTGGAGACCGGGAGGAATTCAGTCAAGCCTTCCACAATGCCGAGAATTGCGGCAGTAAATAGCGATGTCATTAGTAATCCTTTATGATTGCCGGAAGTTCCGGCCTTGTTTTCAAGTTATCAGCCTTGGGTAAGCCAGCCTGCACAAAGTTGCAAGGGGCGGCAAGCTGGTGTACTGATGAAACTTAATCAATTACGTCTTAAACAAGGATTTTATATATGACTACTGTAGTGCCTCCCTGTGAACTGACCAGAAAAGCGGTTAAATGGATTTCCGAGCAGCAGGCTGAAACCGGCAAGTCCCTGAAATCACTGCTTGAAGAGGCTGGTATGAGATTCAATCTTTCTCCCAAGGATATGGAATTTCTGGAACGTTTTTACGCTGAAAACAACGGCGATCCGGTAGAGTGCTAAATTGAAGCTTCTGCATCGCAATATTTTTAAAGAACTCATATCCATATTCACCCTGAGCATTTCAGGTTTCATGGGCTTGATCCTCATCGGCAGGTTGCTGCAGTTCAGGGATTTGTTTATGGGGCAGAGTCTCGGCGCATTGGAAATAGCCAAGCTGTTCATGTACCTGTGCCCGTTTTTCCTGCTCATGCTCACCCCGATTGCAACCATGCTTTCGATTTTCCTCACTTTTTTGAGGATGAATGCGGACAATGAGATTACTGCGCTCAAATCCGGCGGTTTGAGTCTGTACCGACTGCTGCCCGCACCGATCATATTCTGCTTGCTCTGCACCGGGGCGGATTTTTACTTTTCCCTTTACGGGCTTTCATGGGGGACGGAAAATTTTCGTAACGCGCTTATGGAATTCGCCCGCACCCAGAGTCAGTTGGCCATTCAGCCCGGAGTATTCAATAAGAATTTCCCGGGGTTGGTCTTTTATGCCGATGGAGTGGACGAGGAGACCGGGGTGATGAGTTCCGTCTTCGTGCGTGATAACACCCGTAAAGGCATGACCGCCACTATCGTGGCTCCGCTGGGTGAAATCCGTACCGATCCGAAGATGGGCCGCTTGCTTATCCATCTGGAAAACGGACGCATTTACCAGCAGGAAAATGACCAGCTTTCCGTGCTTAAATTCAAGAATTATGATGTGCGTATCCCTCTTGCCAACATCCTGAAAGGTTATGATGTGGCAGAACTGCGTCCCAAGGAAATGTCATGGGAAAAGCTGGTCCGCATCAGCCGGGCCGGGGATCGCGCCGGGGAGATTGACCCCAGTTTTTTCAAAAAAGTTCAAGTAGAGGTTCAAAAACGGCTGGCCCTGCCCGTGGCCTGTCTGGTCCTTGGTATGTTTGCCGTGCCCATTGCCTGTATTTTCCGGGGACTCAAACAGCAGTACGGTTTGATAATCTCCATGGGGCTGTTTCTTGTCTACTACACCATGCTTTCACTAGGAGTTACTTTCGGCGAGAGCGGGGTGCTGACTCCGGTGGTCGGCCTGTGGCTGCCCAATATAACATTTGCAGTGATTTCGGTGGTATTGCTTAAGATGGCAGTTATGGAGCATTCATTCAGCATCAGGATTCCGTTCCTGAAGAAATTCAGGAGGAAAGAAGCATGATCCGCAGAATTCTTCCCGGATACCTTGCGTCCTATGTGCTGAAGCAGAACCTTTTCCTCATGTGCGTCTGTCTCGGCGTGGGAACCGGAATTTACCTGCTTTCCGACCTTTTTGACCGTCTGGACGATTTCATTGAGGCCGGGCTGGGCATGGGGACCATACTAAAGTATTTTCTGGTTAAGATGCCGCTCATCTTTTCCCAGATTCTACCCGCAGTGTTCCTAATCTCCATGATCGTGCAGCTTTGCGTTATGGCCCGGAGCAAAGAGCTTCTGGCTCTGCGTACCGGAGGGCTGTCGCTGATCTGGTTTCTCAGGTTTTTTGTGATCTATGCCGTGATCTGGTCTTTTGGACAGCTGCTTTTTTCGCAGGTGATCGGGGTTTACGGTGAGCAGGAGGCCTATCGCATCTGGAAAGAAGATGTGCGTAAAAGCATGCTCGACAAGCGAGTACTCAAGAATATCTGGCTCAAGCAGGGGCGTTTTGTGGTCGAGGCCAAGCAGGTTATGCCCTTCGGCAACCAGGCCAAGGGGATAACCGTCTACGAATTTGCCGAAGGCAACGGCGGAATCAAGCGGGTTATCACCTCAGAAAGTGCCGAGGTAAGCAGCAAGTACGGTTGGAAGCTGGAGAATGCGGTGGAACTCAGTCCGGATCGTTTCGCTTCCCGCAAGCACCCTATGTTCACCATGCCCATCAAGCTCAATCTTGATGTCTTCAAGGTGGTTGATCCGGATATTGACCCCGCCCAACTGCCGTTATGGCAACTTGATCAGGTCATCGAGCAGCTCAAGTTGTCCGGTTCCAGTGTGGATCGGCTGGTCACGGCGTGGCATTCCAAGTGGGCTTATGCCTTTTCGCTGCTGACCATGGCCCTTGTTTCGTTGGCACTGATTACAATCAGCGAGAATATTTACCTGAACATCGGCCTTGGGCTGGGGATGACTTTTGCTTATTACGCCCTGTTTATGGTCGGAGCCTCAGCAGGGGATAGCGGGGCCTTGCCGCCTATTGTTGCAGCATGGTTCGGGAATATATTGATTAGTGGATTAGCACTTGGGCGTATCGCGTGGGTCTTTGTGCCGGAGCATTTCGGCAAGTATTTTAAGAGATAAGTTGATACGCTACGCGCTTTTTATGAAATGATTTTGTCTCCGACGGCCAAAGGAGCTAAGCCCCTTTGGAATCCCTATTAGGCGAAGCCTTAACAAAAAGTTTTGGGATTCTTAAACCCTTTTTCGAAAAGGGTTTAAGGCCCCCGGCAGGGCCGCCGGAGGCATATTATTTATTCAGATTCTTCCTCAATATCGGCTAGTTCGGGAATCGCGGTAACATCCAGCATATTCCAGAGTCTGGTGCGGTTCATGCCGGTTTTGCTGGAAACGCAAAGCGGCTTGACTTTGAGGATATCTTCCCATTTGTTCTGGACTTTTGCGCGATCCCTCTGCTTGGTCTTGTCCGATTTGGTCATGATGGGCAGGATGGGGATGTTGCAGTGCCGGAAGTAGGCAATGAGATCCAGATCGTTCTGCTGCGGGGTGTGACGGCTGTCCAGCAGTACCGCGGCAGCAGCTACATGCGGGTTGTCGAGCAGATATTTGTCGATGAGTTTGCCCCATTTTGCGCGCTCGGTCTTGGAGCAGCGGGCGTAGCCGTAGCCGGGCAGGTCTACTAAAAAGTAGCCGTGCGGGCTTACTTCATAATAGTTGAGACTGCGGGTCTTGCCCGGTGAGGAACTGATCTTGGCCAGCTTTTTTCTGTTGGCAAGACAGTTGATCAGCGAGGAC
The Desulfovibrio sp. JC010 genome window above contains:
- the lptF gene encoding LPS export ABC transporter permease LptF, giving the protein MKLLHRNIFKELISIFTLSISGFMGLILIGRLLQFRDLFMGQSLGALEIAKLFMYLCPFFLLMLTPIATMLSIFLTFLRMNADNEITALKSGGLSLYRLLPAPIIFCLLCTGADFYFSLYGLSWGTENFRNALMEFARTQSQLAIQPGVFNKNFPGLVFYADGVDEETGVMSSVFVRDNTRKGMTATIVAPLGEIRTDPKMGRLLIHLENGRIYQQENDQLSVLKFKNYDVRIPLANILKGYDVAELRPKEMSWEKLVRISRAGDRAGEIDPSFFKKVQVEVQKRLALPVACLVLGMFAVPIACIFRGLKQQYGLIISMGLFLVYYTMLSLGVTFGESGVLTPVVGLWLPNITFAVISVVLLKMAVMEHSFSIRIPFLKKFRRKEA
- a CDS encoding ABC transporter substrate-binding protein, which encodes MNNEFSMPKPPCKRTGSFLSLLLCALIVFSALFVLPESSLADKQLDKVTLQLKWFHQFQFAGYYAALEKGYYKDEGLDVTIIERDLRHNPIDQVLGGKADFGVSNSEILLHYLKGKKVVLLASIFQHSPLVFISKNQPLIHTAQAIKGKTVLMNSASQDIELKVMLERSGISLSDIQLVDRFAVPEDYFDPQLDVIAAYITNQPYYLKKENVPFSIIYPYTHGVDFYGDTLFTSRAQIQKHPERVDKFLRASLKGWQYALEHPEELIDIIIDKFGSLKSKGHLTYEADTIKTLILPELISIGHSNPARWEHIGEEFIKQGLVDNNRNLDNFFFNPTAGKVTIKEETAFIAAVIFGTIMIILLASIFVAGKFKHEINTRREIEEKLKKSEKYYRSIFENSGAATLIYTVENHLIKRCNEQYAELCGIPREEIENKKKWSDFIAPEELERMSGFAQTRFSEEHNTPKSYDFKFMRANGEIRNVHANIEIIDDSKDCIASIVDMTEKVKTQELLIQTEKMVSVGGLAAGMAHEINNPLAGILQAVQNIYRRISADVPASVKVAEKHGCTCEQINGFLEERGIIRMLDGIHSSGERAANIVRTMLNFTRRNDEGMSSCSLNQLFDDIMNIITCDYDLKKKYDFKHTKIVKEYQEDLGMISCLRIEIEQVLLNLVKNAAFATNEIADIRTPTITLRTRTDDRFIIAEVEDNGPGMSPEVKRRIFEPFFTTKSPGVGTGLGLSVSYFIITQNHNGTFEIDTEIGRGSRFTIKIPKI
- the yihA gene encoding ribosome biogenesis GTP-binding protein YihA/YsxC — its product is MDNTLTLIKTVYEINQLEELAAPQIILAGRSNVGKSSLINCLANRKKLAKISSSPGKTRSLNYYEVSPHGYFLVDLPGYGYARCSKTERAKWGKLIDKYLLDNPHVAAAAVLLDSRHTPQQNDLDLIAYFRHCNIPILPIMTKSDKTKQRDRAKVQNKWEDILKVKPLCVSSKTGMNRTRLWNMLDVTAIPELADIEEESE
- a CDS encoding undecaprenyl-diphosphate phosphatase; the encoded protein is MTSLFTAAILGIVEGLTEFLPVSSTGHLIITGHLLGFTGEKAASFEVAIQLGAILAVVVLYWSRFWGLIVPNPTQKFSGIRGLYLLFLTSLPASVLGLLAHDFIKQHLFNPYTVAWALGVGAIMILIVEKKDIRPNCYSLDEVTPKLALGIGCFQCLALWPGFSRSAATIMGGMLLGAKRQIAAEYSFIAAVPIMFAATGYDMLKSYKLFTMADIPFLAVGFVVSFLSAWAAVKVFIYLLGKLTLRPFAYYRLAIAPLVLFFWS
- a CDS encoding LptF/LptG family permease, encoding MIRRILPGYLASYVLKQNLFLMCVCLGVGTGIYLLSDLFDRLDDFIEAGLGMGTILKYFLVKMPLIFSQILPAVFLISMIVQLCVMARSKELLALRTGGLSLIWFLRFFVIYAVIWSFGQLLFSQVIGVYGEQEAYRIWKEDVRKSMLDKRVLKNIWLKQGRFVVEAKQVMPFGNQAKGITVYEFAEGNGGIKRVITSESAEVSSKYGWKLENAVELSPDRFASRKHPMFTMPIKLNLDVFKVVDPDIDPAQLPLWQLDQVIEQLKLSGSSVDRLVTAWHSKWAYAFSLLTMALVSLALITISENIYLNIGLGLGMTFAYYALFMVGASAGDSGALPPIVAAWFGNILISGLALGRIAWVFVPEHFGKYFKR